Below is a window of Clostridiales bacterium DNA.
GCTGGACGGGAGCCTGGAATCCGCGGTGATCAGCGTAAATGTGCAGATGTAATATGATTCTATATAGATGAAATGAATGCAAAAATATTACAGAAATGTGAAATAAAAAGATTAAAAATAGATGAAAAGTGTTTACAATTTTGTAACAAAATGCTATAATCCGGATAACAGAAACAGGCGGTTCATTGGAGAGTGAACAGCCGGGAACCGGATACCGGAGGAGGACGGTAAGATGAAACGATTTGGATTCGGAAGAAAGCTGATGATTTCCCTTCTGGCCATTTGCCTGTGCATGGCCATGACGGTGCCGGCGCTGGCACTGGATCCTTCCACCCTTTACAACGGATCCACCGGGGAGGAAGTAAAAGCCCTGCAGCAGAAGCTGATTGACCTGGGCTACCTGGAAGGCACGGCGGACGGCATTTTCGGCAACAAAACCGAAAAAGCGGTCCGGAGATTCCAGTGGAAAAACGGAATGACAGCGGATGGCCTGGCAGGGAAGAGAACCCTGGCCGCACTGGGAACGAAAGCCCCCGCGGCGGAGACGGCTGCTGCAGCCCCGGCAGCGGCTCCGACAGCAGCTCCTGCCGCGGCACCGGTTGCAGCACCAGCGACGGCACCGGCTGCCGCACCGGTAACAGCCCCGGCGGCGCGCCCAGCCGGCGTGAAGAACCCTTCCACCCTCTACAACGGATGCAGCGGGGAGGAAGTCCGCGTACTACAGCAGGCGCTGATCGACCTCGGTTATCTCGAAGGCACAGCGGACGGCACATTCGGCGACCAGACGGAAGCAGCCGTCCGGGCTTTCCAGAGCGCATACGGACTGAAAGCCGACGGCCTGGCCGGAACAAAGACCCGTACAAAGCTGGCGAAGGTGCAGGCCAGGCGCATGAGCAGGGAGGCCAGCAACAGCAGCAGTACCTATGTGGATATATCCGCCGGCCAGGTAGCGGAGATCAGTCCGCCGGAGGGCTGCGACTGGGGCGCCCTGGAGCAGAAAGCCCGGCAGGAGCTGAAGAATGGAGGGTTCAGCACAGAGGGACTGAACTATATCACCCATTTCTATGCTCCGAGGGGAACCAGCGGGCTTCGGTATGATTATTACCGGTTAACCTTCTACGAGTCCAGGGACACCAAATCGTTTGACTGGACGTACAGCGTCGATTTTGACCAGAACGGGAAGCTGGCCAGGCTGGAAACCAGACCCTGGGGCGGAGGAAACGGAAAGAAGCTGTCACATATCAATGAACCTACTGTCAACGATGTGGACAAGGAACTTGAGAAGAAGGCAAAAGAAGGAATCAAAGCCTGGCTGAAAGAGCACGGCTATTCATCCCTTGTCAACAAAGTCAGCAAGCTGTATGTGACCCAGATCACCTTCTCGGAGAACAAAACGGAGACCTATTATACATTCGCGCAGGAGTTTATGTGCCGCGTCCGGGTTCTTCCGTCCATCCGCATCGACTACTTCAGCCAGCCATAACTAATCAGATCCGGCAATGCTTCCGGACTCGTCACAATGTGTGACGGGTCCGTTTTTGTTGGCCGGGAGGCGGTGATCAATGGCTGATATCCATCTTCGGATAGACGCGGATAAAGTCCAGATCACCGATCAGATAATCATGGGTGGAATTGTAATCCGCCAGGCCGATGCCATCCTGGTATTTCTGTGTCCGGTGGATCGTGAGCACCGATTCATCTGTGAACACGCCGTCCGTCACGGTATAGTTCCCGCAGCTGAACAGCACGTTTTCGTTTCCTTCCGCAACCGCAAACTGCCGGAACGACCCATCGTCATAGTAAAACCAGAGGGTGGGAAGATAGGTCTCGCTGCCGTCCGCCCTGACCAGCTTTTGCTTGTCCACCTGCATAAACGCAGCGGTAAGCTGCTGAACCGGATTGGTATTGTCCGGGTACAGGCAATATTCCATTGCCCGATCCAGGTTTACATCATAAGTGAGATCAGCCGCTTCTGTCTGATGATCATCGGTATGGATCTGCTCAGCGTGAATTGTGAGGATATGCGGTGCCTTATCCTGCCAGCCCGGCTCCGTCCAGTCAAAATTGACTTCAAATGTTCCTTTGCTGTAAATCTCATACCGTTTTTCATGTTCCACATACTGGACGTAGGAATGATCCTGATACAGAAAGATTACGGTATCGGCCAGCTCTTTGGACTGATCATTCCCGGTGATGATCTGTGCCTCCGGGCAGGAATAGACCGCCAGGATCTCCGGCTGTTCTTTTTCCCCGGCAACTGAGCAGCATACGATGCAAAGCAGCGCGGCCATCAGCAGAACAGAAATCAGCTTTTTCACCAGAATACATCTCCCCTCATTTTTATCCGCCTGAATTCATGAATTTGTTTTCAAAGATCCCGCCATGATTGATGATGGATTCAGCCGAGTCCATATGATCCTTATCACAAATCATCAGTATTGCAGGAACAGCTTCTCCAGGTATTCCTGGTTTACTTCCCCGGTCAGCGCCAGCCTCAGGAGAATTGCTGCCTTCTGCGGGGAAAGATTGTTTGCAGCCACAGTATTCCTGCACAGCAGATTGTCTTTTGTGATCACGCCATCATCGATTCGGGAACTGATGACAACGGGGATTGAAAGCTCCGAGATGATTTCGATCCACTTTTCACTGAATTCACCCGCGCCGGCGCCGGCAATGACCAGACCGTCCGAATGCCCGGCAGCATAACGCAGAAGCTCCGGATCTGCATCTACAGAAAAGTAAAGGATCGAAACTTTGGGAAGATCTGACAAACCCATTATATCAAACTCCGTTTCGGTTGTATGCGCCTTTGACGGGCTGTCGTACAGATAAACGGTTCCGTCGCGGACAATTCCCATCGCTCCCATTTCACCGGCTGAAACTGCCATGACACTGTAAGTGCTGGTTTTTGTTACGGAACGCGCGGCATAAATCCGATCAGAGAAAACGATGAGCACGCCTTTTCCGACCGCAGCATCCGATGCGGCAACGCAAACCGCCTCATACAGATTCATCGGCCCGTCTGCCGAGATGGATGTGGCAGGACG
It encodes the following:
- a CDS encoding asparaginase, yielding MLLPFVAAIAETSGETAGHEGKGKIVVLATGGTIAGIGEEGKTAGYIPGVLTAEELLLAVPDLEKVAQIEAIQICNVNSDDITAEIWLALAGKINELAADPAVKGFVITHGTDTMEETAYFLNLTVKTDKPVVLTGSMRPATSISADGPMNLYEAVCVAASDAAVGKGVLIVFSDRIYAARSVTKTSTYSVMAVSAGEMGAMGIVRDGTVYLYDSPSKAHTTETEFDIMGLSDLPKVSILYFSVDADPELLRYAAGHSDGLVIAGAGAGEFSEKWIEIISELSIPVVISSRIDDGVITKDNLLCRNTVAANNLSPQKAAILLRLALTGEVNQEYLEKLFLQY
- a CDS encoding peptidoglycan-binding protein is translated as MTADGLAGKRTLAALGTKAPAAETAAAAPAAAPTAAPAAAPVAAPATAPAAAPVTAPAARPAGVKNPSTLYNGCSGEEVRVLQQALIDLGYLEGTADGTFGDQTEAAVRAFQSAYGLKADGLAGTKTRTKLAKVQARRMSREASNSSSTYVDISAGQVAEISPPEGCDWGALEQKARQELKNGGFSTEGLNYITHFYAPRGTSGLRYDYYRLTFYESRDTKSFDWTYSVDFDQNGKLARLETRPWGGGNGKKLSHINEPTVNDVDKELEKKAKEGIKAWLKEHGYSSLVNKVSKLYVTQITFSENKTETYYTFAQEFMCRVRVLPSIRIDYFSQP